A portion of the Pseudomonadota bacterium genome contains these proteins:
- a CDS encoding MarR family winged helix-turn-helix transcriptional regulator, whose translation MEPLYMEALHLVERLHRRLLDVIKDEFDRRGRSDINAVQALLLFNIGDSELTAGELRTRGYYLGSNVSYNLKKLVDLGFVSHQRSRMDRRSVRVSLTPKGHEIANIVSELYQRHLISIEKVGGLGTEEFSKLNKSLQRLERFWTDQILYRL comes from the coding sequence ATCGAGCCACTCTACATGGAGGCTCTGCATCTGGTTGAACGGCTTCACCGTCGTTTGCTCGATGTTATCAAGGATGAGTTCGACCGCCGTGGTCGTTCCGACATCAATGCCGTTCAGGCCCTTTTGCTGTTCAACATCGGTGATTCGGAATTGACTGCGGGTGAGTTGCGCACGCGCGGCTACTATCTGGGTTCGAACGTTTCTTACAACCTCAAGAAGCTCGTCGATCTCGGCTTTGTGTCCCACCAGCGTTCGCGCATGGACCGCCGGTCCGTCCGCGTAAGCCTGACGCCGAAGGGTCACGAGATCGCGAACATCGTATCGGAGCTGTATCAGCGTCATCTGATCTCGATCGAGAAGGTCGGCGGATTGGGGACCGAAGAGTTTTCGAAACTCAACAAGTCGCTTCAGCGTTTGGAGCGTTTCTGGACCGACCAGATTCTCTATCGTCTTTAG
- the glyA gene encoding serine hydroxymethyltransferase has protein sequence MAITDHDPQGLYPTFFSDSLAASDPQIAQAIAGELGRQQHEIELIASENIVSRAVLEAQGSVMTNKYAEGYAGRRYYGGCHFVDIAERLAIERATQLFGCGFANVQPNSGSQANQAVMLALAKPGDTVLGMSLDAGGHLTHGAPPNLSGKWFNAIQYGVRKDDGLLDYDQVETLAREHKPTIIIAGGSAYSRQFDFARFRAIADEVGAILLVDMAHFSGLVAGGQHPSPFPHAHIATTTTHKTLRGPRGGMILTDDEAIAKKINSAVFPGLQGGPLMHVIAAKAVAFGEALRPEFKLYAKNIVENSKALAETLKGHGYDIVSGGTDNHIVLVDLRPKSLTGKVSEKALERAGITCNKNGVPFDPQKPFVTSGVRLGSPACTTRGFGVAEFQQVGDMIAEVLDVLSQNASDEDTLTEQAVKAKVVELTDRFPIYPDAA, from the coding sequence ATGGCCATCACCGATCACGATCCTCAGGGTCTCTACCCGACGTTCTTCTCAGACAGTCTAGCGGCCAGCGACCCGCAAATTGCGCAAGCCATCGCAGGCGAACTGGGTCGCCAGCAGCACGAAATCGAGCTGATCGCGTCCGAGAACATCGTCTCCCGGGCGGTGCTTGAAGCGCAGGGTTCGGTCATGACCAACAAGTATGCCGAAGGGTATGCGGGTCGCCGCTATTATGGTGGCTGCCACTTCGTCGATATTGCAGAACGGCTGGCCATCGAGCGCGCCACCCAATTGTTCGGTTGCGGCTTCGCCAATGTTCAGCCCAACTCCGGCTCGCAAGCCAACCAGGCGGTCATGCTCGCCCTCGCCAAGCCCGGCGATACGGTCCTCGGCATGAGCCTTGATGCTGGTGGACACCTGACCCACGGCGCGCCGCCCAACTTGTCCGGCAAATGGTTCAACGCGATCCAGTACGGCGTTCGCAAGGACGATGGCCTGCTCGATTATGATCAAGTTGAGACCTTGGCGCGTGAACACAAGCCCACGATCATCATTGCTGGCGGCTCGGCCTATTCGCGGCAGTTTGATTTCGCGCGGTTCCGTGCGATCGCCGATGAAGTTGGCGCAATCCTTCTGGTCGATATGGCGCACTTCTCGGGCCTTGTTGCCGGTGGCCAGCACCCAAGCCCGTTCCCTCATGCGCATATCGCGACCACGACAACCCACAAGACGTTGCGCGGCCCGCGTGGCGGGATGATTCTGACCGATGACGAAGCGATCGCGAAGAAAATAAACTCGGCTGTTTTCCCGGGCTTGCAGGGTGGGCCGCTCATGCATGTGATCGCCGCGAAGGCAGTGGCGTTTGGCGAGGCGCTGCGCCCAGAGTTCAAGCTTTACGCGAAGAACATCGTGGAAAACTCTAAGGCGCTTGCGGAAACCTTGAAAGGGCACGGCTACGATATCGTGTCTGGTGGGACTGATAATCATATTGTGCTTGTCGATCTGCGGCCTAAATCGCTGACCGGGAAGGTATCGGAGAAGGCCCTAGAGCGGGCTGGCATTACCTGCAACAAGAATGGTGTGCCCTTCGATCCCCAGAAGCCTTTCGTGACGTCTGGTGTGCGGCTTGGTTCTCCCGCGTGCACGACCCGCGGCTTCGGAGTTGCGGAGTTCCAGCAGGTTGGCGACATGATCGCGGAGGTGCTGGACGTTCTGTCACAAAACGCTTCGGACGAAGATACGCTCACAGAGCAGGCCGTGAAGGCTAAGGTCGTAGAGCTGACTGACAGGTTCCCGATTTACCCTGACGCGGCCTGA
- a CDS encoding L,D-transpeptidase family protein, whose product MDRIKHAKTRRQVLAAGLGLGASALALRAASAQQSAIDALLDQRINQSTSRWGQQFDATASGQVPLASTEPMFSPASAVNIETALRQHTDMMNRGGWPLVPRDQVLKLGVRHPNVSELRRRLITSGDLAQQWGISDIFDSYVDSAVRRFQARHGLVIDGIIGSEGFAAMNVPIGARIRQLETNLVRIRSMSGFLGDRYVMVNIPAAALEAINNGRVTTRHTAIVGKVDRPTPILDSRIHELNFNPFWTVPVSIIRRDLIPLMQENPSYLAENNIRIFSSWGAGAQELPPETVDWNSDEATRYMFRQDPGEINSLGSVKINFHNEHQVYLHDTPDKSLFGDDYRFLSSGCVRVQNVRELVTWLLANTEGWSRQRIDQVIQAGERIDVNVANPAPLYINYVTAWAATDGTVNFREDIYGRDGLPSLVSSNG is encoded by the coding sequence ATGGATCGTATCAAGCATGCCAAGACGCGCCGACAAGTTCTGGCGGCAGGGCTCGGATTAGGCGCTTCAGCGCTCGCGCTGCGAGCCGCTTCAGCGCAGCAGTCGGCAATCGACGCGCTCCTTGACCAACGTATCAACCAGAGCACATCGCGCTGGGGCCAACAGTTCGACGCGACCGCATCGGGTCAGGTGCCGCTGGCGTCTACCGAACCAATGTTCTCGCCGGCAAGCGCTGTGAACATCGAGACCGCTCTGCGTCAGCATACCGATATGATGAACCGTGGCGGCTGGCCGCTGGTTCCGCGCGATCAGGTGCTGAAACTTGGCGTGCGCCATCCGAATGTCAGCGAGCTGCGACGCCGTCTGATCACGTCCGGCGATCTGGCCCAGCAATGGGGTATTTCGGACATTTTCGACTCCTACGTCGATTCCGCCGTGCGTCGTTTTCAGGCCCGCCATGGTCTGGTGATCGACGGTATCATCGGGTCTGAAGGCTTTGCGGCAATGAACGTGCCGATCGGCGCGCGCATCCGCCAGCTTGAAACCAATCTCGTGCGCATTCGGTCCATGTCCGGTTTTCTTGGCGACCGCTATGTGATGGTCAACATCCCCGCAGCCGCACTTGAAGCGATCAACAATGGCCGCGTGACCACCCGCCACACCGCAATCGTCGGTAAAGTAGATCGGCCAACGCCCATTCTTGATAGCCGCATCCATGAGCTCAACTTCAATCCGTTCTGGACCGTTCCTGTTTCGATCATCCGGCGCGATCTGATCCCGTTGATGCAGGAAAACCCGAGCTACCTTGCGGAGAACAATATTCGGATCTTCTCCAGTTGGGGAGCGGGTGCTCAGGAATTGCCGCCCGAGACGGTGGACTGGAACTCTGACGAAGCGACCCGCTACATGTTCCGGCAAGATCCCGGCGAGATCAATTCGCTCGGTTCGGTGAAGATCAACTTCCACAACGAGCATCAGGTCTATCTGCACGATACCCCCGACAAATCCTTGTTTGGCGATGACTACCGCTTCCTGTCGTCGGGCTGTGTTCGCGTGCAGAATGTGCGCGAGCTGGTGACATGGCTGTTGGCCAACACCGAGGGCTGGAGCCGTCAGCGAATTGACCAGGTTATTCAGGCTGGCGAGCGCATCGACGTGAATGTTGCCAACCCCGCGCCGCTGTATATCAACTATGTCACGGCTTGGGCGGCCACAGATGGTACCGTGAATTTCCGCGAAGACATTTACGGTCGTGATGGCCTGCCATCCTTGGTTTCAAGCAACGGCTAG